In Halomonas alkalicola, the following proteins share a genomic window:
- the istB gene encoding IS21-like element helper ATPase IstB, translating to MTMPETERLDAMLTRLKLTAIRERLDTLLDEAARRELTLRETLAYLCEQEVAHKEQRRIQMGLSIARFPFLRTLEGFDFSAQPAVDPGQIRELACGRWIANGDALLLLGPPGVGKSHLAVALGREAVKAGYSVLFTTATALITQLVQAHANGDLEERLRHFAKPKLLIIDELGYLPLEPGAANLFFQLVTRRYERGSLLVTSNRAVSEWGEVFGDAVVATAILDRLLHHSHVITIRGDSYRLRAKRKAGLIKPDTIHHHDQVVR from the coding sequence GGAGCGCCTGGATGCCATGCTGACGCGTCTCAAGCTGACCGCCATCCGCGAGCGGCTCGACACGCTGCTTGACGAAGCCGCACGCCGGGAGCTGACCCTGCGCGAGACGCTGGCCTACCTGTGCGAGCAGGAGGTGGCCCACAAGGAGCAGCGGCGCATCCAGATGGGCCTGAGCATCGCCCGCTTCCCGTTCCTGCGCACTCTGGAAGGGTTCGACTTCAGCGCCCAGCCTGCCGTCGATCCCGGTCAGATCCGTGAGTTGGCCTGCGGACGCTGGATCGCCAACGGCGATGCTCTGCTGCTGCTCGGCCCGCCGGGCGTGGGTAAGAGTCATCTCGCTGTGGCACTTGGCCGGGAAGCGGTCAAGGCCGGCTACTCAGTGCTGTTCACTACCGCCACGGCACTGATTACCCAACTGGTCCAGGCCCATGCCAATGGCGACCTGGAGGAACGGCTAAGGCACTTCGCCAAGCCCAAGCTATTGATCATCGACGAGCTGGGCTACCTGCCGCTGGAGCCGGGGGCGGCCAACCTGTTCTTCCAGCTGGTCACCCGGCGTTATGAGCGCGGCAGCCTGTTGGTCACCAGCAACCGAGCGGTCAGCGAGTGGGGCGAGGTGTTCGGTGACGCCGTGGTCGCCACGGCGATCCTTGACCGACTGCTGCATCACAGCCACGTCATCACCATCCGAGGCGACAGTTACCGACTGCGTGCCAAGCGCAAGGCCGGGCTGATCAAGCCCGACACCATCCACCATCACGATCAGGTCGTCAGGTAA
- a CDS encoding GspH/FimT family protein — protein MIARQEVSSEVLRLKTALSMTRSAAITRRTQVTLCPTVDMTQCQVANNAEGDAWRAALAIFEGRGEPGDVLLRTFGESRVERLTYRNDNLPVRYGALGRAGGHFGTFRICGRLDQGARVVVNIMGRVRVDSAPSEC, from the coding sequence ATGATCGCTCGGCAGGAGGTTTCAAGCGAGGTACTCCGCCTGAAGACGGCACTCTCCATGACCCGCAGCGCCGCCATTACGCGCCGCACTCAGGTAACGCTCTGCCCCACCGTCGACATGACCCAGTGCCAGGTTGCCAATAATGCGGAGGGTGATGCCTGGCGAGCAGCGCTTGCCATCTTCGAGGGCAGAGGAGAGCCCGGCGATGTGCTGCTACGCACCTTTGGCGAGAGCCGGGTCGAGCGCCTCACCTACCGCAACGACAACCTGCCGGTGCGCTATGGGGCACTCGGTAGGGCCGGCGGGCACTTCGGCACCTTCCGGATCTGTGGGCGGCTGGACCAGGGCGCCCGCGTTGTCGTCAATATCATGGGGCGG